One window from the genome of Microbacterium sulfonylureivorans encodes:
- a CDS encoding NADP-dependent oxidoreductase, whose amino-acid sequence MARRWEARSWGSPEGWELVEVEVPKPRSGEVTIRVRAAGVNPADYKHVAVERAGTSLPVPIGYEVSGVIAAIGPGTRIGSGEVAVGDEVVAFRVQGGYATALTVAADKVFAKPASLSHEAAANLLLAGTTASEMLHVTGVTAGDTILVHGASGAVGVSLLQQAAAAGARVIGTASPSSFDRVRRYGGLPVAYGPGLVGRIRDVSSAPIVAALDTVGTDEAVDASLQLVGEPTRIVTIVASQRAANEGFHAIAGSRPESAAYRDRVRGEVVALAGSGLLEVPVARAYPLAEAREALRLLAGGHPGGKIALLP is encoded by the coding sequence ATGGCCCGGCGGTGGGAGGCTCGGTCGTGGGGGAGTCCCGAGGGCTGGGAGCTCGTCGAGGTCGAGGTGCCGAAGCCGCGGTCCGGCGAGGTGACGATCCGCGTGCGCGCGGCCGGGGTGAACCCCGCCGACTACAAGCACGTGGCGGTCGAGCGGGCGGGTACGTCGCTGCCGGTGCCGATCGGGTACGAGGTGTCGGGCGTGATCGCCGCGATCGGACCGGGCACGCGCATCGGCTCGGGCGAGGTCGCCGTCGGCGACGAGGTCGTTGCCTTCCGCGTGCAGGGCGGGTATGCCACCGCGTTGACGGTGGCTGCCGACAAGGTGTTCGCGAAGCCCGCGTCGCTATCGCACGAGGCCGCGGCCAACCTTCTGCTCGCCGGCACGACGGCGTCCGAGATGCTGCACGTCACCGGTGTGACGGCAGGAGACACGATCCTCGTCCACGGCGCATCGGGTGCGGTGGGCGTCAGCCTGCTGCAGCAGGCCGCGGCCGCCGGTGCCCGGGTGATCGGCACGGCGAGCCCGTCGAGCTTCGACCGTGTCCGTCGGTACGGCGGCCTGCCGGTCGCTTACGGGCCGGGACTCGTGGGCCGGATCCGGGATGTCTCGTCGGCCCCGATCGTCGCCGCGCTCGACACCGTCGGCACGGACGAGGCCGTCGACGCCTCGCTGCAGCTGGTGGGCGAGCCGACGCGCATCGTGACGATCGTTGCGTCTCAGCGCGCCGCGAACGAAGGCTTCCACGCCATCGCGGGTTCACGTCCGGAGAGCGCGGCCTACCGCGACCGCGTCCGCGGCGAGGTCGTCGCCCTGGCCGGGAGCGGACTGCTCGAGGTGCCTGTCGCTCGCGCGTACCCGCTCGCTGAGGCGCGAGAAGCCCTTCGCCTCCTCGCGGGCGGGCATCCTGGGGGGAAGATCGCGCTGCTGCCCTGA